Proteins encoded within one genomic window of Bradyrhizobium sp. 186:
- a CDS encoding WGR domain-containing protein gives MQYLALEPCDPARNMARFYVLTIEPTLFGDTALLREWVASANGRRRLDLFVGPGCRAAEALEAWLVRKARRGLLPAKPHSCSERFRPPQQQSRQQS, from the coding sequence GTGCAATACCTCGCGCTCGAACCTTGCGATCCGGCCCGGAACATGGCCCGTTTCTATGTGCTCACGATCGAGCCAACCCTGTTTGGCGACACTGCATTGCTGCGGGAATGGGTCGCCTCGGCCAACGGCCGCCGGCGACTCGATCTGTTCGTTGGGCCCGGGTGCAGGGCCGCCGAGGCGCTCGAGGCTTGGCTCGTGCGTAAAGCCCGTCGTGGGCTACTTCCGGCGAAGCCCCACAGCTGCAGTGAGCGGTTCCGTCCACCGCAACAGCAAAGTCGCCAGCAAAGCTGA
- a CDS encoding YggS family pyridoxal phosphate-dependent enzyme yields the protein MSEIDNERFTNDPRSLFRSNLDELEQRIKTACVRAGRRRSEVRLLPVSKTVPTVVIRIASELGLSNFGENKVQEAEGKARDLADLSLNWSIIGHLQTNKVNSMIKFASEFHALDSIRLADALQTRLGAESRRLDVFVQVNTSGEVSKYGLSPNEVGDFVRRLPDYPALIPRGFMTLAIFSRDADKVRGCFKLLRQLRDALRDRISPRLNLLSMGMTSDFEMAIEEGADVIRVGQAIFGPRPTKDGHYWPGLLRGNEGSS from the coding sequence ATGTCAGAAATAGACAACGAGAGGTTCACGAATGATCCGCGCTCGCTTTTTCGCTCCAATCTCGATGAGCTTGAACAACGGATAAAGACGGCTTGCGTGCGGGCAGGCCGTCGCCGCTCGGAAGTTCGACTGTTGCCCGTTAGCAAGACGGTGCCAACCGTCGTCATCCGTATCGCGTCCGAACTCGGCCTCTCTAACTTTGGGGAAAACAAGGTTCAGGAAGCCGAGGGCAAGGCTCGAGATCTCGCCGATCTGTCGCTGAACTGGAGTATCATCGGCCACCTCCAGACAAACAAAGTGAATTCGATGATCAAATTCGCCAGCGAGTTTCACGCGCTGGACAGCATACGATTGGCTGATGCGCTCCAGACCCGGCTCGGCGCCGAAAGTAGACGTCTCGACGTATTCGTCCAGGTCAACACCTCCGGTGAGGTGAGCAAATACGGTCTCTCGCCGAACGAAGTGGGTGACTTTGTGCGTCGGCTTCCCGACTATCCGGCCCTGATTCCTCGCGGCTTTATGACTCTCGCAATCTTCAGTCGTGACGCCGACAAGGTTCGCGGGTGTTTCAAGTTGCTGCGGCAGTTGCGAGACGCGCTACGCGATAGGATATCGCCGCGACTTAACCTGCTCTCTATGGGTATGACAAGCGACTTCGAGATGGCAATCGAAGAGGGGGCTGACGTCATTAGAGTTGGCCAGGCCATTTTTGGGCCGCGACCGACGAAAGACGGACACTACTGGCCCGGGCTCCTTCGAGGGAACGAAGGATCATCTTAA
- a CDS encoding acyl-CoA dehydrogenase family protein: MTPPYDLVGCQAMGLAGIELSDCPVDEAAVLFPPGDGFKRAMAGVDVARTLVAALCCGMMEALLDCALAATNGRTDFGSKTIDFQGCNGCW; this comes from the coding sequence GTGACGCCGCCGTACGATCTAGTCGGGTGTCAGGCCATGGGGCTCGCTGGGATCGAACTGTCGGATTGCCCCGTAGACGAGGCTGCAGTGCTCTTTCCTCCGGGCGACGGCTTCAAACGTGCCATGGCCGGTGTCGACGTCGCCCGAACGCTCGTCGCAGCCCTGTGCTGTGGAATGATGGAGGCCTTGCTCGATTGCGCGCTGGCGGCCACGAACGGCCGGACCGACTTTGGTTCGAAAACCATCGATTTTCAGGGCTGCAATGGCTGCTGGTGA
- a CDS encoding tripartite tricarboxylate transporter permease — MFASALSDLWYGFGVAFEPQNFMWCFVGVLVGNMVGVLPGMGPLATISVLLPLTFGIKPVGAILMLSGVFYGAQYGGAICSILLNLPCHPPHAVTCLDGFPLTKQGRGGAALGITVLSSFVGASWGILEMIFLAPVLVKVALEFGPTEICSLMLLGLLAGSTLAKGSPLKGIAMTLLGLFLGIVGTDVETGSERFTVGIPNLLDGIELVGLALGLFGIAEFMKSVSQYSEVNTRYSKVGLRDLRPSRDELRRSIPAMLRGTIIGSLCSLIPGTGPTIASFISYAAEKKVSKTPEKFGTGMIEGVGCPEASTYSSVQGDFIPTMSLGIPGDAVMALILGALMIQGIVPGPQLIKEHPAIFWGLIASFWIGNVMLVLLNVPLIGLWVKLLMIPYKYLYPSALFFVAIGVYSTNNDMFQVGETVVVGMVGYLLLLLDFHPASILLGFVLGPRLEENFRRSLLVSRGDVMIFVERPISAFFLFLCVTLLAAQVYVRLRKPKALAALDVAEGNGVAAARPAE; from the coding sequence ATGTTCGCGAGTGCGCTTTCCGATCTCTGGTACGGCTTCGGCGTCGCTTTCGAGCCGCAGAATTTCATGTGGTGTTTCGTCGGCGTCCTTGTCGGTAACATGGTGGGCGTCCTGCCGGGAATGGGGCCGCTCGCCACAATCTCAGTGCTGCTGCCGCTGACCTTCGGCATTAAGCCGGTCGGCGCCATCCTGATGCTGTCAGGAGTGTTCTATGGGGCGCAATACGGCGGCGCGATTTGTTCGATCCTGCTCAACTTGCCGTGCCATCCGCCGCACGCGGTGACGTGCCTCGACGGGTTTCCGCTAACGAAGCAGGGCCGCGGCGGCGCGGCGCTCGGCATCACGGTCCTATCGTCGTTCGTCGGCGCTTCCTGGGGCATCCTGGAAATGATCTTTCTAGCTCCGGTGCTGGTGAAAGTCGCGCTGGAGTTCGGTCCAACTGAAATATGCTCGCTGATGCTTCTGGGCCTGCTCGCCGGTTCGACGCTGGCGAAAGGCTCGCCTCTCAAAGGCATCGCCATGACGTTGCTCGGCCTGTTTCTAGGAATCGTGGGAACGGATGTCGAGACCGGCTCGGAGCGCTTTACGGTCGGCATCCCGAATCTCCTTGACGGGATCGAACTCGTCGGACTCGCTCTCGGTCTATTTGGTATCGCCGAGTTCATGAAGAGCGTGAGCCAATACTCCGAGGTGAACACGCGCTATTCGAAGGTCGGTCTGCGCGATCTGCGCCCGTCGCGCGACGAACTCCGCCGCTCCATCCCCGCGATGTTGCGCGGCACCATCATCGGGAGCCTTTGCTCGCTCATTCCGGGAACTGGACCAACGATCGCTTCCTTTATCTCCTACGCGGCCGAGAAAAAGGTTTCGAAAACGCCGGAGAAGTTCGGCACCGGTATGATCGAAGGCGTCGGTTGTCCAGAGGCATCGACGTATTCGTCGGTACAGGGCGACTTCATCCCGACTATGAGCCTTGGCATTCCCGGGGACGCAGTCATGGCTCTGATACTGGGTGCGCTGATGATCCAGGGCATCGTGCCCGGTCCTCAACTGATCAAAGAGCACCCCGCCATTTTCTGGGGTCTGATCGCGAGCTTCTGGATCGGCAACGTCATGCTGGTCTTGCTCAACGTCCCGCTGATCGGGCTCTGGGTGAAGCTCCTGATGATTCCTTACAAATATCTCTATCCAAGTGCGTTGTTCTTCGTCGCGATCGGCGTCTACTCGACCAACAACGACATGTTCCAGGTCGGCGAGACCGTCGTCGTCGGGATGGTCGGCTATCTGCTCCTGCTGCTCGATTTCCACCCGGCCTCGATCCTGCTCGGCTTCGTCCTCGGGCCACGCCTGGAAGAGAACTTCCGCCGTTCGCTGCTGGTCTCGCGCGGTGACGTCATGATTTTCGTCGAGCGGCCGATCAGCGCGTTCTTTCTGTTCCTGTGCGTGACGCTTCTGGCGGCGCAGGTCTACGTGCGTTTGCGCAAGCCGAAGGCCCTTGCGGCACTCGACGTCGCGGAGGGGAACGGCGTCGCAGCCGCCCGCCCCGCGGAGTGA
- a CDS encoding tripartite tricarboxylate transporter TctB family protein: MPIMLRKKDFYAGLLMVLLGAGIGLNATTYTLGTFAHMGPGMFPFMLGVLMVLVGALIFITGLATPLEEGERILPAAMEWRGWACILAGPLMFVLFGLYFGMAAATFMCVFVSALGDRTATLKGSAVLAAVVAVVGCLLFSYVLKVPFPLYRWGF, translated from the coding sequence ATGCCGATCATGCTGCGAAAGAAGGACTTCTACGCCGGGCTGCTCATGGTGCTGCTGGGCGCCGGGATCGGTCTCAACGCGACGACCTATACGCTCGGGACCTTCGCGCACATGGGACCGGGCATGTTTCCGTTCATGCTCGGTGTCTTGATGGTTCTCGTCGGAGCTTTGATCTTCATCACCGGGTTGGCGACGCCTCTCGAAGAGGGAGAGCGCATATTGCCCGCAGCGATGGAATGGCGCGGCTGGGCCTGCATCCTCGCGGGTCCTCTGATGTTCGTCCTCTTCGGCCTCTATTTCGGCATGGCCGCGGCCACCTTCATGTGCGTCTTCGTTTCCGCGCTGGGCGACAGGACCGCCACCCTGAAAGGCTCGGCCGTCCTGGCCGCAGTCGTCGCGGTCGTCGGCTGTCTCCTCTTTTCCTACGTGCTGAAGGTTCCTTTCCCGCTGTACCGTTGGGGGTTTTAG
- a CDS encoding helix-turn-helix domain-containing protein, protein MTLNLKFLRVQSGMTLEQLAADSGLTRSYLSKLERGLSSPSIGSALKIAEALGTTLDRFYGQPDDHDPITIVRAKNGKAGDVDTHLSLVAGLAPERTMRAFIVRPTKTAKRGRIMSHHEGEEILFILTGRIELVIGKRKETLNPGDCIQFDSTIPHKLTQVSSEPASALVVIATKTA, encoded by the coding sequence ATGACACTCAACCTCAAATTCCTCCGCGTGCAGAGCGGCATGACGCTGGAGCAGCTTGCCGCCGATTCCGGTCTGACCCGCAGCTATCTTTCCAAGCTGGAACGCGGGCTCTCCTCTCCGTCGATAGGTTCCGCGCTCAAGATCGCCGAGGCTCTCGGAACGACCTTAGACCGCTTCTACGGCCAGCCGGACGACCACGACCCGATCACGATTGTCCGCGCGAAGAACGGGAAGGCGGGCGACGTCGACACGCACCTGTCGCTAGTCGCCGGACTGGCTCCCGAACGCACGATGCGCGCCTTTATCGTGCGACCGACCAAGACGGCGAAACGCGGTCGCATCATGAGTCACCACGAAGGTGAGGAAATCCTGTTCATCCTCACCGGCCGGATCGAGCTCGTCATCGGAAAGCGCAAGGAGACACTGAATCCGGGCGATTGCATCCAGTTCGACTCCACGATTCCGCACAAGCTGACGCAGGTGTCTTCCGAACCGGCATCGGCGCTTGTCGTGATAGCGACCAAAACCGCATAG
- a CDS encoding PDR/VanB family oxidoreductase: protein MAKAIKTVSTVVSKVEDLGNDTKRFTLVDQDDWELPPFRPGAHIDVHLGQGLVRTYSLCNDPYDDRRYVIAVKREREGRGGSNFLHDLVEVGQPISVSLPRGGIALDQEGTNVFLAGGIGVTPFISAIRHLERRGRSNYVLHWTSRGRPVLTDMIAPAIEAGRIRLYDTTAQAKPVIAAIVGEFAGSGLAACCGPAAMLKAFEDAVSAWPEERKHIEMFTPPKVIARSDVPPYELYLSASQKLATVTPDVGLLGTLDALGVEVPVSCGGGICGACRTRWTEGPPIHRDRVLSIAERQNELIVCVGDCAGQRLVLDL from the coding sequence ATGGCGAAGGCGATAAAGACGGTCTCCACCGTTGTCTCGAAAGTAGAGGATCTCGGCAACGACACCAAGCGCTTCACGCTGGTCGACCAGGACGATTGGGAGCTGCCACCGTTTCGGCCGGGGGCGCACATCGACGTTCACCTGGGCCAGGGTCTCGTCCGGACCTATTCGCTCTGCAATGACCCGTACGACGATCGGCGCTACGTGATCGCAGTGAAGCGCGAACGCGAAGGCCGCGGCGGCTCGAACTTCCTGCACGACCTGGTGGAGGTGGGACAGCCGATTTCGGTCTCGCTGCCGCGCGGCGGGATCGCACTGGACCAGGAGGGAACGAACGTATTCCTCGCGGGAGGCATCGGTGTAACCCCGTTCATCTCCGCAATTCGGCATCTCGAGCGCCGAGGGCGCTCGAACTACGTGCTGCACTGGACCAGCCGCGGACGACCGGTCCTGACCGACATGATCGCGCCGGCAATCGAAGCAGGCCGTATCCGCCTCTACGACACGACCGCGCAGGCCAAGCCCGTCATCGCCGCAATTGTCGGGGAATTCGCCGGATCTGGTCTGGCGGCTTGCTGCGGACCCGCAGCGATGCTGAAGGCTTTCGAAGATGCCGTCTCGGCCTGGCCGGAAGAGCGCAAACACATCGAGATGTTCACCCCGCCCAAGGTCATCGCCCGGAGCGACGTGCCTCCCTACGAGCTCTATCTGTCGGCGAGCCAGAAGCTCGCGACTGTCACACCAGATGTTGGTCTTCTCGGAACGCTCGACGCGCTCGGCGTCGAGGTCCCCGTGTCCTGCGGCGGCGGCATCTGTGGCGCCTGCCGCACGCGCTGGACCGAGGGGCCGCCCATCCATCGCGATCGCGTGCTTTCAATTGCCGAGCGGCAGAATGAGCTCATCGTCTGCGTGGGCGATTGCGCCGGACAAAGGCTGGTGCTGGATCTGTGA
- a CDS encoding MOSC domain-containing protein — translation MDAIAIEEPEVTMSWQGVVRYLHKTPRAFLPMRSFPSLELVAGRGIEGDRYFVGHETGFYSHKPEEGRQVTLFEMETLEALQRDHKIELLPEEHRRNVTVEGVPLNHLVGRRFRLGEAIVEATRLSTPCRHIEEILGKSVFDPLINRSGLNCKIIAGGTLRVGDAVRPI, via the coding sequence ATGGACGCGATCGCAATCGAGGAGCCCGAGGTCACGATGTCTTGGCAGGGCGTCGTGCGCTACCTGCACAAGACCCCGCGCGCCTTTTTGCCGATGCGCTCGTTTCCCTCGCTCGAGCTCGTCGCTGGACGCGGCATCGAGGGCGATCGATATTTCGTCGGCCACGAAACAGGATTCTACTCCCACAAGCCGGAGGAGGGACGGCAGGTCACCCTGTTCGAGATGGAGACGCTCGAGGCCCTGCAACGCGACCACAAGATCGAGTTGCTGCCCGAGGAACATCGCCGCAACGTGACCGTCGAAGGTGTCCCGCTGAATCATCTCGTCGGCCGTCGCTTCCGGCTCGGAGAAGCGATTGTCGAGGCGACCCGTCTTTCGACGCCGTGCCGGCACATCGAGGAGATACTCGGCAAGTCGGTCTTCGATCCGTTGATCAACCGGTCGGGGCTGAACTGCAAGATCATCGCGGGGGGCACGCTGCGCGTAGGCGACGCCGTGAGGCCGATCTAG
- a CDS encoding thiamine pyrophosphate-dependent enzyme → MSYRVAELVVDSLVAHEVDRAFGVPGESFLALLDALRDRNDFDLVTCRHEGSASLAAVADAKLTGRAGVVMASRGPGAFNAALGLHVAAQEAIPLVMLVGQVDRPNLARDAVQEIDCGRSFNGVLKWSVRLNSADLVPEMMARAFAVANAGTPGPVAIELPEDLLEDTAEGFAATANGAVRPEPGAAAIEQATAALSAAERPILLVGGECRTASFREDLVAFSEKWNVPVATMNKMQDQFPNSHPLWAGQFGFFTSEPHVKLLERADLVVAVGTRLGDLSSLGFAFPRQAKPRQPLVHVYPDPDAIGKRVRTDVAVVSGSHAFVSAMLAAPATARDRTAWLHAAAAARTATHGWPRFGVPSADVFGHAVAAIAAHFRPDGIVTTDSGNFAGWVHRIFSLEPTARLLGSACGAMGSGVPSGLAASLRFPGRQVVAFCGDGGFLMTGNELATAVARGANLKIVVSNNRSYGTIRSHQERAFPDRPYGTDLSNPDFAALARAFGATGFVIEDAERAPATVAEAMTTKGPVVIEVRSDVRQTLDKSLAASR, encoded by the coding sequence ATGAGCTATCGCGTCGCCGAACTCGTCGTGGACAGCCTCGTCGCCCATGAGGTCGACCGGGCGTTCGGTGTGCCGGGGGAGAGCTTCCTGGCCCTGCTGGACGCACTGCGCGATCGAAACGATTTCGACCTGGTGACCTGCCGCCACGAGGGTAGCGCGAGCCTCGCGGCCGTAGCCGACGCCAAGCTCACCGGCCGCGCCGGCGTCGTGATGGCGAGCCGTGGTCCGGGCGCCTTCAACGCCGCGCTTGGACTGCACGTCGCGGCGCAGGAGGCGATTCCGCTGGTGATGCTGGTCGGTCAAGTCGACCGTCCGAACCTTGCGCGCGACGCCGTGCAGGAGATCGACTGTGGTCGTTCGTTCAATGGCGTGCTGAAGTGGTCCGTGCGTCTGAACTCGGCGGATCTCGTTCCGGAGATGATGGCCCGCGCGTTCGCGGTGGCCAATGCGGGAACGCCCGGTCCCGTCGCCATCGAACTGCCGGAAGATCTCCTTGAGGACACGGCCGAGGGATTTGCGGCCACAGCCAATGGGGCTGTGCGTCCGGAGCCGGGCGCTGCGGCGATCGAACAGGCGACGGCGGCGTTGTCGGCCGCGGAGCGGCCGATCCTGCTGGTCGGTGGCGAATGCCGGACGGCATCGTTCCGCGAAGATCTTGTCGCGTTTTCCGAGAAATGGAACGTCCCGGTCGCCACCATGAACAAGATGCAGGACCAATTCCCGAACTCTCACCCGCTGTGGGCCGGTCAGTTCGGGTTCTTCACGTCCGAGCCCCATGTGAAACTGCTCGAACGCGCCGACCTCGTCGTTGCCGTCGGAACGCGTCTGGGCGATCTGTCCTCGCTTGGCTTCGCATTTCCGAGACAGGCCAAACCGCGCCAGCCGCTGGTCCACGTCTATCCGGATCCCGATGCGATCGGAAAGCGCGTTCGGACCGACGTGGCGGTCGTATCCGGATCGCACGCGTTCGTGTCGGCCATGCTCGCCGCGCCCGCGACGGCGCGGGACCGCACCGCGTGGCTTCACGCGGCTGCCGCGGCGCGGACGGCCACGCATGGTTGGCCTCGGTTCGGCGTACCATCGGCGGACGTCTTCGGTCATGCGGTGGCGGCCATCGCTGCGCACTTCAGGCCCGATGGCATCGTCACGACCGACTCCGGCAATTTCGCCGGATGGGTCCATCGCATCTTCAGCCTCGAGCCGACCGCGCGGCTGCTCGGCTCGGCTTGCGGGGCGATGGGCAGCGGAGTCCCGTCCGGGCTCGCCGCAAGCCTTCGTTTTCCGGGGCGGCAAGTGGTCGCCTTCTGCGGAGACGGCGGCTTCCTGATGACGGGCAACGAGCTTGCGACGGCCGTCGCCAGAGGCGCGAACCTCAAGATCGTCGTATCCAATAACCGGTCCTACGGGACCATCCGGTCGCACCAGGAGCGGGCTTTTCCCGACCGTCCGTATGGCACGGATCTGTCGAATCCCGACTTTGCCGCTTTGGCACGCGCCTTCGGCGCGACGGGCTTCGTCATCGAGGACGCGGAACGTGCCCCGGCGACGGTCGCGGAGGCGATGACGACCAAGGGACCGGTCGTCATCGAGGTGCGCTCGGACGTGCGCCAGACGCTCGATAAATCGCTCGCCGCTTCACGATGA
- a CDS encoding 3-oxoacid CoA-transferase subunit B produces the protein MTPLSRDALARMVALHLPEEGFVNLGIGAPTHVADYLPAGSGVILHSENGILNVGPKPAAGEEDWDLINAGKMPISLRTGGSYFDSSLSFAMMRGGHLDVAVLGAFQVSKEGDLANWTTGDNGSPPGIGGAIDLAVGAKSIWVMMDHTTKDGRSRIVERCGYPLTARRVVTRIFTSLAIIDVAEGGLAVRALLDGLTIEALRDRTEAPLHVAREILTIRQDGSVA, from the coding sequence ATGACCCCGCTTTCACGTGACGCGCTGGCGCGCATGGTCGCGTTGCATCTTCCCGAGGAAGGATTTGTGAACCTCGGCATCGGCGCTCCGACGCATGTGGCCGATTACCTGCCGGCCGGTTCGGGCGTGATCCTTCACAGTGAGAACGGTATCCTTAACGTTGGCCCGAAGCCTGCAGCCGGCGAGGAGGACTGGGACCTCATCAACGCCGGAAAGATGCCGATTTCCTTGCGGACGGGCGGTTCTTACTTCGACTCCAGCCTCTCGTTCGCGATGATGCGGGGCGGCCATCTCGACGTCGCCGTGCTCGGCGCATTTCAGGTCTCCAAGGAGGGCGACCTCGCCAACTGGACCACCGGCGACAACGGGTCTCCGCCCGGTATCGGCGGAGCCATCGATCTGGCGGTCGGCGCCAAGTCGATCTGGGTGATGATGGACCACACCACGAAGGATGGCCGCTCCCGCATCGTGGAGCGATGCGGGTATCCACTCACCGCACGCAGAGTGGTGACCCGCATCTTCACCAGCCTCGCCATCATCGACGTGGCCGAGGGAGGACTGGCGGTCCGAGCGCTGCTCGACGGCCTTACGATCGAGGCGCTGCGCGATCGGACGGAGGCGCCGCTGCACGTCGCCCGCGAGATCCTGACCATCAGGCAGGACGGGAGCGTCGCATGA
- a CDS encoding 3-oxoacid CoA-transferase subunit A gives MRNVVVEDAAAAVEGIKDGDTVLMGGFGGAGLPLGVVKAVLDRGVRDLTLISNNAGSTEDDLSLWFEARIVRKIVCSYPRSAKQFAEQYRAGTVELELVPQGTLVERIRAGGAGLGGFLSPVGVGTVFADGKEKIVVDGREFILELPLRADFAFVKGHLADTLGNVTYNKTARNHCAVMATAGRTVAVEVDRVVEVGDLDPEAIVTPCIFVDRVFARSSR, from the coding sequence ATGCGCAACGTAGTGGTTGAGGACGCGGCGGCCGCCGTGGAAGGCATTAAGGACGGCGACACCGTCTTGATGGGCGGATTCGGCGGAGCAGGTCTTCCGCTCGGAGTGGTCAAGGCGGTGCTCGACCGCGGCGTCCGCGACCTGACGCTGATATCGAACAACGCCGGCTCCACGGAGGACGATCTGTCGCTGTGGTTCGAAGCCAGGATCGTTCGCAAGATCGTCTGCTCCTATCCGCGGAGCGCCAAGCAGTTCGCCGAACAATATCGTGCAGGCACCGTCGAGCTCGAGCTGGTTCCACAGGGCACCTTGGTGGAGCGCATCCGGGCGGGCGGCGCCGGTCTCGGCGGCTTCCTTTCTCCCGTCGGCGTCGGAACGGTGTTCGCGGACGGCAAAGAGAAGATCGTCGTCGACGGACGCGAATTCATTCTTGAGCTACCGCTTCGTGCAGATTTCGCTTTCGTCAAAGGTCATCTCGCCGACACGCTCGGCAACGTCACCTACAACAAGACGGCGCGCAACCACTGCGCGGTCATGGCGACCGCCGGCCGGACGGTCGCCGTGGAAGTCGACCGCGTGGTCGAGGTCGGCGATTTGGATCCGGAAGCCATAGTCACTCCATGCATCTTCGTCGATCGCGTTTTCGCAAGGAGCTCCCGATGA